The following proteins are encoded in a genomic region of Magnolia sinica isolate HGM2019 chromosome 1, MsV1, whole genome shotgun sequence:
- the LOC131254330 gene encoding tryptophan aminotransferase-related protein 3-like — MDSFKYFLYLSIFISLNLFFGSCSSHENELTWTKEAALEAEAVASISCSGHGEAFLDGSIGSDGKPICECHSCYGGPDCSKFTPDCPADAASGDPLFLEPYWKKHAASSAVVVAGWHRMSYSFSDRSTISIELRTLIQRLHAVTRNAITDGRFIIFGDGATQLLNAAVYALSEDNSSHPASVVAAAPYYPGFRSQTEFFESDEYEWEGDARMWKNKSDSSMEFVEFVTSPNNPDGRLHRPTLRGPSVKTIHDYTYFWPHFTAIPAPADEDVMIFTLSKTTGHAGSRFGWALIKDEDVYQKMSNYTRLNTQGVSRDTQLRAFKLLKTVLKDGGRDLFQFGHNTTRDRWVRINNILSKSKRFSLQKLAPKYCSYFKKITDPSPAYGWLKCEKKEDKDCDSVLRSAGIIGRRGSLFDAGTRYVRLSLIKSSDDFDWLLQRLKALVAKESAKTT, encoded by the exons ATGGATAGCTTCAAGTactttctctatctctctatctttatttctctcaatctcttctttggCTCATGCTCAAGCCATGAGAATGAACTCACATGGACTAAGGAAGCTGCCTTGGAGGCAGAAGCTGTTGCTTCTATTTCTTGCTCTGGCCATGGGGAAGCTTTCTTAGATGGGTCCATTGGTTCGGATGGCAAGCCCATTTGCGAGTGTCATTCTTGTTATGGAGGGCCCGATTGCTCCAAATTCACACCCGATTGTCCTGCCGATGCTGCTAG TGGAGATCCACTGTTCTTGGAGCCATATTGGAAGAAGCACGCAGCCAGCAGCGCCGTTGTCGTGGCGGGATGGCACCGTATGAGCTACAGTTTCAGTGATCGTTCAACCATCTCGATCGAGCTCAGGACACTCATCCAACGCCTGCACGCCGTCACCAGAAACGCAATTACAGATGGTAGATTCATTATTTTTGGTGATGGCGCAACACAACTTCTTAATGCAGCAGTGTATGCACTCTCGGAAGATAATTCGTCACATCCGGCAAGCGTCGTAGCGGCAGCTCCTTATTATCCG GGATTCAGAAGCCAGACCGAATTTTTTGAATCAGATGAATACGAATGGGAAGGAGACGCACGCATGTGGAAAAACAAATCTGATTCATCCATGGAATTTGTTGAATTTGTAACTTCACCCAACAATCCTGATGGACGGCTACATCGACCTACTCTTCGAGGCCCATCTGTCAAAACAATCCATGACTATACTTACTTCTGGCCACATTTCACCGCGATCCCAGCTCCAGCTGATGAAGATGTCATGATTTTCACACTGTCGAAGACTACCGGCCATGCTGGTAGTAGATTCGG GTGGGCCTTGATAAAAGATGAGGACGTGTATCAAAAGATGAGCAACTATACACGGCTAAACACCCAAGGCGTCTCACGCGACACCCAATTGAGGGCtttcaaacttctcaaaactgtctTAAAAGATGGAGGAAGAGACTTATTCCAATTTGGACACAACACGACGAGGGATCGATGGGTCAGAATAAACAACATCTTATCCAAGTCAAAACGTTTCTCGCTCCAGAAACTGGCTCCTAAGTACTGCTCTTACTTCAAAAAGATTACAGATCCTTCTCCAG CTTATGGTTGGCTGAAGTgtgagaagaaggaagataaagaTTGCGACAGTGTTCTGAGATCCGCAGGCATCATCGGCCGCAGGGGTAGCCTTTTTGATGCGGGAACCCGGTACGTGCGTCTCAGCCTCATCAAGAGTTCAGATGACTTCGACTGGCTGTTGCAACGGCTAAAAGCCTTGGTCGCCAAGGAGAGTGCCAAAACTACTTAA